A stretch of Caenorhabditis elegans chromosome IV DNA encodes these proteins:
- the catp-6 gene encoding Cation-transporting P-type ATPase N-terminal domain-containing protein (Confirmed by transcript evidence), with translation MRMVPCTFEAAEYIYIIDNHNVSELQPVLRKSNATIPTENGEMRKVPELRWFVYRKLEYVWIDDLNSDESVDEISDNDNCWKTSFEIANRIPCRSLLAVSESNFGLTLSEISRRLEFYGRNEIVVQLRPILYLLVMEVITPFYVFQIFSVTVWYNDEYAYYASLIVILSLGSIVMDVYQIRTQEIRLRSMVHSTESVEVIREGTEMTIGSDQLVPGDILLIPPHGCLMQCDSVLMNGTVIVNESVLTGESVPITKVALTDETNDSVFNIEKNSKNVLFCGTQVLQTRFYRGKKVKAIVLRTAYSTLKGQLVRSIMYPKPVDFRFTKDLFKFILFLACISGCGFIYTIIVMIMRGNTLRRIIVRSLDIITITVPPALPAAMSVGIINAQLRLKKKEIFCISPSTINTCGAINVVCFDKTGTLTEDGLDFHVVRPVMSAVNQEIQKVKLEKSNRTEFMGEMTELTSRNGLPFDGDLVKAIATCHSLTRINGVLHGDPLDLILFQKTGWTMEEGIEGDIEEETQRFDNVQPSIIKPTDDKSAEYSVIRQFTFSSSLQRMSVIVFDPREDRPDNMMLYSKGSPEMILSLCDPNTVPEDYLLQVNSYAQHGFRLIAVARRPLDLNFNKASKVKRDAVECDLEMLGLIVMENRVKPVTLGVINQLNRANIRTVMVTGDNLLTGLSVARECGIIRPSKRAFLVEHVPGELDEYGRTKIFVKQSVSSSDEVIEDDASVSISMCSSTWKGSSEGDGFSPTNTEVETPNPVTADSLGHLIASSYHLAISGPTFAVIVHEYPELVDQLCSVCDVFARMAPDQKQSLVEQLQQIDYTVAMCGDGANDCAALKAAHAGISLSDAEASIAAPFTSKVPDIRCVPTVISEGRAALVTSFGIFKYMAGYSLTQFVTVMHLYWISNILTDGQFMYIDMFLITMFALLFGNTPAFYRLAHTPPPTRLLSIASMTSVVGQLIIIGVVQFIVFFSTSQQPWFTPYQPPVDDEVEDKRSMQGTALFCVSMFQYIILALVYSKGPPFRGNLWSNKPMCALTIFATLLCLFIVIWPTELVLKTLGNVELPSLTFRIFIVIVGAVNAAVSYGFETLFVDFFLLGYWERYKKKRSIEAIIDYVPTTNSDHIRRPSINGVTSSRTESTLLSAEGQQLHMTTSKNGKGGENPHSSALFERLISRIGGEPTWLTNPIPPHSLSEPEEPEKLERTY, from the exons ATGCGTATGGTTCCGTGTACTTTTGAAGCCGCCGAATATATTTATATCAT TGATAATCATAATGTATCCGAATTGCAACCGGTTTTGCGGAAGTCTAACGCC acaattcccACCGAAAATGGTGAAATGCGAAAAGTACCAGAACTTCGGTGGTTTGTATACAGAAAATTAGAATATGTATGGATCGATGATTTGAATTCTGATGAGTCAGTCGATGAAATTTCGGATAACGATAACTGCTGGAAAACTTCATTTGAAATTGCGAATCGCATTCCTTGTCGATCACTTTTGGCAGTTTCGGAATCAAACTTTGGATTGACTTTATCGGAAATATCAAGAAGATTGGAATTTTATGGAAGAAATGAAATTGTTGTTCAATTGCGTCCAATTCTGTATCTTCTCGTTATGGAAGTCATCACTCCATTCTAcgtgtttcaaattttcag TGTTACTGTCTGGTACAACGATGAATACGCTTATTATGCGTCTCTAATTGTCATCCTCTCACTTGGTTCAATTGTTATGGATGTTTACCAGATTCGAACACAGGAAATTCG acttcGAAGTATGGTTCATTCAACAGAAAGTGTAGAAGTAATTCGAGAAGGAACCGAAATGACAATCGGCAGTGATCAA TTAGTCCCAGGAGATATTTTGCTGATCCCTCCACATGGATGCTTGATGCAATGTGATTCTGTACTGATGAATGGAACGGTGATTGTCAATGAAAGTGTACTCACAGGAGAATCTGTTCCTATTACTAAG gtTGCTCTTACCGACGAAACTAACGATTCTGTGTtcaatattgagaaaaattcgaagaatgTCTTGTTCTGCGGTACACAAGTTCTGCAGACGCGATTTTATCGAGGCAAAAAAGTGAAG GCGATTGTTCTCCGTACAGCTTATTCAACTCTGAAAGGTCAACTTGTTCGATCAATTATGTATCCGAAGCCTGTCGATTTCAGATTCACAAAAGATCTGTTTAAA tttattcTTTTCCTGGCATGCATTTCTGGTTGTGGGTTCATCTACACTATAATTGTCATGATCATGCGAGGAAATACACTTCGACGGATTATCGTTCGATCTTTAGATATCATAACTATTACGGTTCCACCAGCTCTTCCAG cgGCAATGTCTGTTGGTATTATCAATGCACAATTACGACTTAAAAagaaggaaattttttgtatttcccCATCTACCATTAACACGTGTGGAGCTATTAATGTT gtttGCTTCGATAAAACGGGTACACTCACTGAAGACGGTCTAGATTTTCATGTCGTCCGGCCAGTGATGTCAGCAGTaaatcaagaaattcaaaaagtaaaactcgaaaaatccaATCGAACTGAGTTTATGGGCGAAATGACAGAGTTAACCTCTCGAAATGGGCTTCCGTTTGATGGAGATTTAGTCAAAGCTATTGCAACGTGTCATTCTCTCACAAG AATCAACGGAGTCCTTCACGGCGATCCACTCGATTTAatattgttccaaaaaactgGATGGACAATGGAAGAAGGTATTGAAGGAGATATTGAAGAAGAAACTCAACGATTCGATAATGTTCAACCATCAATTATCAAACCAACAGATGATAAATCAGCAGAATATTCAGTTATTCGACAGTTTACTTTCTCATCGTCACTTCAAAGAATGTCAGTAATTGTTTTTGATCCAAGAGAGGATCGTCCAGACAACATGATGCTTTACTCAAAGGGAAGTCCCGAAATGATTCTTTCACTCTGTGATCCTAATACTGTCCCGGAAGATTATTTG ttgcaAGTAAACTCCTATGCTCAGCATGGCTTCCGTCTTATTGCAGTAGCCCGGCGTCCTCTTGATTTGAACTTTAACAAAGCCTCAAAAGTTAAAAGAGATGCGGTGGAATGTGATCTAGAGATGCTAGGTCTCATTGTAATGGAGAACCGAGTGAAACCAGTGACACTGGGAGTCATTAATCAATTGAACAG AGCTAACATTCGAACAGTCATGGTTACCGGCGATAATTTGCTTACTGGCCTTTCAGTGGCTCGTGAATGTGGTATTATAAGGCCTTCCAAAAGAGCATTTTTAGTGGAACATGTGCCTGGTGAGCTCGATGAATACGGTAGAACCAAGATTTTCGTCAAGCAG tcTGTTTCTTCATCCGATGAAGTCATTGAAGACGATGCTTCTGTATCAATCTCAATGTGCTCGTCAACATGGAAAGGTTCATCAGAGGGTGATGGGTTTTCTCCAACAAATACCGAAGTTGAGACTCCGAATCCAGTTACTGCTGATAGTCTGGGACATTTAATTGCAAGCAGCTACCACCTAGCAATTTCGGGACCCACATTTGCCGTAATTGTACACGAATATCCAGAACTTGTGGATCAATTATGTAGTGTCTGTGATGTCTTTGCTAGAATGGCACCGGATCAGAAGCAATCACTTGTCGAGCAACTTCAACAAATTGACTATACTGTTGCGATGTGTGGCGATGGAGCCAATGATTGTGCTGCTCTAAAAGCTGCTCATGCag GAATTTCCCTTTCCGACGCGGAAGCATCAATTGCTGCTCCATTTACATCAAAAGTTCCGGATATTCGATGTGTTCCAACTGTGATCAGTGAAGGACGAGCAGCTCTTGTTACTTCATTCGGTATTTTCAAATACATGGCAGGATATTCTCTCACTCAATTTGTCACAGTCATGCATCTTTACtggatttcaaatattctaacTGATGGACAa TTTATGTACATTGACATGTTCCTCATCACAATGTTTGCTCTTTTATTCGGTAATACTCCAGCATTCTATCGTCTTGCTCATACTCCACCACCGACCCGACTTCTATCAATTGCTTCGATGACTTCTGTCGTTGGACAATTGATTATAATTGGTGTCGTACAGTTCATTGTTTTCTTCTCCACATCTCAACAGCCATGGTTCACACCATACCAACCTCCAGTAGATGATGAAGTTGAAGATAAACGAAGTATGCAAGGAACTGCTCTCTTCTGTGTTTCAATGTTCCAGTACATCATTTTGGCGCTTGTTTACTCAAAAGGACCACCATTCCGTGGAAACTTGTGGTCGAATAAACCGATGTGTGCACTTACTATTTTTGCAACTTTG ctcTGCTTGTTCATCGTTATCTGGCCGACTGAATTGGTTCTGAAGACTCTTGGAAACGTCGAGTTGCCTTCTTTAACTTTCCGAATCTTTATTGTTATTGTTGGTGCAGTCAACGCAGCCGTTTCATACGGATTTGAGACATTATTCGTTGATTTCTTTTTGCTGGGATACTGGGAAAG atataaaaagaaaagaagtaTTGAGGCTATTATTGACTATGTACCAACTACAAATTCGGATCACATTCGTCGTCCATCAATCAACGGTGTGACGTCATCGCGAACTGAATCAACGCTACTTTCTGCTGAAGGACAACAGCTCCACATGACaacatcaaaaaatggaaaaggtgGCGAGAA tcCACATTCTAGCGCACTCTTTGAACGACTAATTTCTCGAATTGGAGGAGAACCTACATGGCTGACCAATCCAATTCCTCCTCACAGCCTTTCGGAACCTGAAGAGCCAGAAAAGCTTGAACGCACTTACTAG
- the catp-6 gene encoding Cation-transporting ATPase 13A3 (Confirmed by transcript evidence), giving the protein MYPKPVDFRFTKDLFKFILFLACISGCGFIYTIIVMIMRGNTLRRIIVRSLDIITITVPPALPAAMSVGIINAQLRLKKKEIFCISPSTINTCGAINVVCFDKTGTLTEDGLDFHVVRPVMSAVNQEIQKVKLEKSNRTEFMGEMTELTSRNGLPFDGDLVKAIATCHSLTRINGVLHGDPLDLILFQKTGWTMEEGIEGDIEEETQRFDNVQPSIIKPTDDKSAEYSVIRQFTFSSSLQRMSVIVFDPREDRPDNMMLYSKGSPEMILSLCDPNTVPEDYLLQVNSYAQHGFRLIAVARRPLDLNFNKASKVKRDAVECDLEMLGLIVMENRVKPVTLGVINQLNRANIRTVMVTGDNLLTGLSVARECGIIRPSKRAFLVEHVPGELDEYGRTKIFVKQSVSSSDEVIEDDASVSISMCSSTWKGSSEGDGFSPTNTEVETPNPVTADSLGHLIASSYHLAISGPTFAVIVHEYPELVDQLCSVCDVFARMAPDQKQSLVEQLQQIDYTVAMCGDGANDCAALKAAHAGISLSDAEASIAAPFTSKVPDIRCVPTVISEGRAALVTSFGIFKYMAGYSLTQFVTVMHLYWISNILTDGQFMYIDMFLITMFALLFGNTPAFYRLAHTPPPTRLLSIASMTSVVGQLIIIGVVQFIVFFSTSQQPWFTPYQPPVDDEVEDKRSMQGTALFCVSMFQYIILALVYSKGPPFRGNLWSNKPMCALTIFATLLCLFIVIWPTELVLKTLGNVELPSLTFRIFIVIVGAVNAAVSYGFETLFVDFFLLGYWERYKKKRSIEAIIDYVPTTNSDHIRRPSINGVTSSRTESTLLSAEGQQLHMTTSKNGKGGENPHSSALFERLISRIGGEPTWLTNPIPPHSLSEPEEPEKLERTY; this is encoded by the exons ATGTATCCGAAGCCTGTCGATTTCAGATTCACAAAAGATCTGTTTAAA tttattcTTTTCCTGGCATGCATTTCTGGTTGTGGGTTCATCTACACTATAATTGTCATGATCATGCGAGGAAATACACTTCGACGGATTATCGTTCGATCTTTAGATATCATAACTATTACGGTTCCACCAGCTCTTCCAG cgGCAATGTCTGTTGGTATTATCAATGCACAATTACGACTTAAAAagaaggaaattttttgtatttcccCATCTACCATTAACACGTGTGGAGCTATTAATGTT gtttGCTTCGATAAAACGGGTACACTCACTGAAGACGGTCTAGATTTTCATGTCGTCCGGCCAGTGATGTCAGCAGTaaatcaagaaattcaaaaagtaaaactcgaaaaatccaATCGAACTGAGTTTATGGGCGAAATGACAGAGTTAACCTCTCGAAATGGGCTTCCGTTTGATGGAGATTTAGTCAAAGCTATTGCAACGTGTCATTCTCTCACAAG AATCAACGGAGTCCTTCACGGCGATCCACTCGATTTAatattgttccaaaaaactgGATGGACAATGGAAGAAGGTATTGAAGGAGATATTGAAGAAGAAACTCAACGATTCGATAATGTTCAACCATCAATTATCAAACCAACAGATGATAAATCAGCAGAATATTCAGTTATTCGACAGTTTACTTTCTCATCGTCACTTCAAAGAATGTCAGTAATTGTTTTTGATCCAAGAGAGGATCGTCCAGACAACATGATGCTTTACTCAAAGGGAAGTCCCGAAATGATTCTTTCACTCTGTGATCCTAATACTGTCCCGGAAGATTATTTG ttgcaAGTAAACTCCTATGCTCAGCATGGCTTCCGTCTTATTGCAGTAGCCCGGCGTCCTCTTGATTTGAACTTTAACAAAGCCTCAAAAGTTAAAAGAGATGCGGTGGAATGTGATCTAGAGATGCTAGGTCTCATTGTAATGGAGAACCGAGTGAAACCAGTGACACTGGGAGTCATTAATCAATTGAACAG AGCTAACATTCGAACAGTCATGGTTACCGGCGATAATTTGCTTACTGGCCTTTCAGTGGCTCGTGAATGTGGTATTATAAGGCCTTCCAAAAGAGCATTTTTAGTGGAACATGTGCCTGGTGAGCTCGATGAATACGGTAGAACCAAGATTTTCGTCAAGCAG tcTGTTTCTTCATCCGATGAAGTCATTGAAGACGATGCTTCTGTATCAATCTCAATGTGCTCGTCAACATGGAAAGGTTCATCAGAGGGTGATGGGTTTTCTCCAACAAATACCGAAGTTGAGACTCCGAATCCAGTTACTGCTGATAGTCTGGGACATTTAATTGCAAGCAGCTACCACCTAGCAATTTCGGGACCCACATTTGCCGTAATTGTACACGAATATCCAGAACTTGTGGATCAATTATGTAGTGTCTGTGATGTCTTTGCTAGAATGGCACCGGATCAGAAGCAATCACTTGTCGAGCAACTTCAACAAATTGACTATACTGTTGCGATGTGTGGCGATGGAGCCAATGATTGTGCTGCTCTAAAAGCTGCTCATGCag GAATTTCCCTTTCCGACGCGGAAGCATCAATTGCTGCTCCATTTACATCAAAAGTTCCGGATATTCGATGTGTTCCAACTGTGATCAGTGAAGGACGAGCAGCTCTTGTTACTTCATTCGGTATTTTCAAATACATGGCAGGATATTCTCTCACTCAATTTGTCACAGTCATGCATCTTTACtggatttcaaatattctaacTGATGGACAa TTTATGTACATTGACATGTTCCTCATCACAATGTTTGCTCTTTTATTCGGTAATACTCCAGCATTCTATCGTCTTGCTCATACTCCACCACCGACCCGACTTCTATCAATTGCTTCGATGACTTCTGTCGTTGGACAATTGATTATAATTGGTGTCGTACAGTTCATTGTTTTCTTCTCCACATCTCAACAGCCATGGTTCACACCATACCAACCTCCAGTAGATGATGAAGTTGAAGATAAACGAAGTATGCAAGGAACTGCTCTCTTCTGTGTTTCAATGTTCCAGTACATCATTTTGGCGCTTGTTTACTCAAAAGGACCACCATTCCGTGGAAACTTGTGGTCGAATAAACCGATGTGTGCACTTACTATTTTTGCAACTTTG ctcTGCTTGTTCATCGTTATCTGGCCGACTGAATTGGTTCTGAAGACTCTTGGAAACGTCGAGTTGCCTTCTTTAACTTTCCGAATCTTTATTGTTATTGTTGGTGCAGTCAACGCAGCCGTTTCATACGGATTTGAGACATTATTCGTTGATTTCTTTTTGCTGGGATACTGGGAAAG atataaaaagaaaagaagtaTTGAGGCTATTATTGACTATGTACCAACTACAAATTCGGATCACATTCGTCGTCCATCAATCAACGGTGTGACGTCATCGCGAACTGAATCAACGCTACTTTCTGCTGAAGGACAACAGCTCCACATGACaacatcaaaaaatggaaaaggtgGCGAGAA tcCACATTCTAGCGCACTCTTTGAACGACTAATTTCTCGAATTGGAGGAGAACCTACATGGCTGACCAATCCAATTCCTCCTCACAGCCTTTCGGAACCTGAAGAGCCAGAAAAGCTTGAACGCACTTACTAG
- the catp-6 gene encoding putative cation-transporting ATPase catp-6 (Confirmed by transcript evidence): MVEAGGARRHRMTLESGDHTLTLFAYRTGPFRTILFYALTVLTLGIFRLILHWKQKWDVKMRMVPCTFEAAEYIYIIDNHNVSELQPVLRKSNATIPTENGEMRKVPELRWFVYRKLEYVWIDDLNSDESVDEISDNDNCWKTSFEIANRIPCRSLLAVSESNFGLTLSEISRRLEFYGRNEIVVQLRPILYLLVMEVITPFYVFQIFSVTVWYNDEYAYYASLIVILSLGSIVMDVYQIRTQEIRLRSMVHSTESVEVIREGTEMTIGSDQLVPGDILLIPPHGCLMQCDSVLMNGTVIVNESVLTGESVPITKVALTDETNDSVFNIEKNSKNVLFCGTQVLQTRFYRGKKVKAIVLRTAYSTLKGQLVRSIMYPKPVDFRFTKDLFKFILFLACISGCGFIYTIIVMIMRGNTLRRIIVRSLDIITITVPPALPAAMSVGIINAQLRLKKKEIFCISPSTINTCGAINVVCFDKTGTLTEDGLDFHVVRPVMSAVNQEIQKVKLEKSNRTEFMGEMTELTSRNGLPFDGDLVKAIATCHSLTRINGVLHGDPLDLILFQKTGWTMEEGIEGDIEEETQRFDNVQPSIIKPTDDKSAEYSVIRQFTFSSSLQRMSVIVFDPREDRPDNMMLYSKGSPEMILSLCDPNTVPEDYLLQVNSYAQHGFRLIAVARRPLDLNFNKASKVKRDAVECDLEMLGLIVMENRVKPVTLGVINQLNRANIRTVMVTGDNLLTGLSVARECGIIRPSKRAFLVEHVPGELDEYGRTKIFVKQSVSSSDEVIEDDASVSISMCSSTWKGSSEGDGFSPTNTEVETPNPVTADSLGHLIASSYHLAISGPTFAVIVHEYPELVDQLCSVCDVFARMAPDQKQSLVEQLQQIDYTVAMCGDGANDCAALKAAHAGISLSDAEASIAAPFTSKVPDIRCVPTVISEGRAALVTSFGIFKYMAGYSLTQFVTVMHLYWISNILTDGQFMYIDMFLITMFALLFGNTPAFYRLAHTPPPTRLLSIASMTSVVGQLIIIGVVQFIVFFSTSQQPWFTPYQPPVDDEVEDKRSMQGTALFCVSMFQYIILALVYSKGPPFRGNLWSNKPMCALTIFATLLCLFIVIWPTELVLKTLGNVELPSLTFRIFIVIVGAVNAAVSYGFETLFVDFFLLGYWERYKKKRSIEAIIDYVPTTNSDHIRRPSINGVTSSRTESTLLSAEGQQLHMTTSKNGKGGENPHSSALFERLISRIGGEPTWLTNPIPPHSLSEPEEPEKLERTY, encoded by the exons ATGGTGGAGGCGGGTGGCGCACGACGCCACCGAATGACTCTCGAATCCGGTGATCACACACTCACTCTCTTTGCTTATAGAACAGGACCGTTTAGAACA attttgttcTATGCGCTCACTGTTCTGACTCTTGGAATATTTCGATTAATTCTTCACTGGAAACAAAAATGGGATGTCAAAATGCGTATGGTTCCGTGTACTTTTGAAGCCGCCGAATATATTTATATCAT TGATAATCATAATGTATCCGAATTGCAACCGGTTTTGCGGAAGTCTAACGCC acaattcccACCGAAAATGGTGAAATGCGAAAAGTACCAGAACTTCGGTGGTTTGTATACAGAAAATTAGAATATGTATGGATCGATGATTTGAATTCTGATGAGTCAGTCGATGAAATTTCGGATAACGATAACTGCTGGAAAACTTCATTTGAAATTGCGAATCGCATTCCTTGTCGATCACTTTTGGCAGTTTCGGAATCAAACTTTGGATTGACTTTATCGGAAATATCAAGAAGATTGGAATTTTATGGAAGAAATGAAATTGTTGTTCAATTGCGTCCAATTCTGTATCTTCTCGTTATGGAAGTCATCACTCCATTCTAcgtgtttcaaattttcag TGTTACTGTCTGGTACAACGATGAATACGCTTATTATGCGTCTCTAATTGTCATCCTCTCACTTGGTTCAATTGTTATGGATGTTTACCAGATTCGAACACAGGAAATTCG acttcGAAGTATGGTTCATTCAACAGAAAGTGTAGAAGTAATTCGAGAAGGAACCGAAATGACAATCGGCAGTGATCAA TTAGTCCCAGGAGATATTTTGCTGATCCCTCCACATGGATGCTTGATGCAATGTGATTCTGTACTGATGAATGGAACGGTGATTGTCAATGAAAGTGTACTCACAGGAGAATCTGTTCCTATTACTAAG gtTGCTCTTACCGACGAAACTAACGATTCTGTGTtcaatattgagaaaaattcgaagaatgTCTTGTTCTGCGGTACACAAGTTCTGCAGACGCGATTTTATCGAGGCAAAAAAGTGAAG GCGATTGTTCTCCGTACAGCTTATTCAACTCTGAAAGGTCAACTTGTTCGATCAATTATGTATCCGAAGCCTGTCGATTTCAGATTCACAAAAGATCTGTTTAAA tttattcTTTTCCTGGCATGCATTTCTGGTTGTGGGTTCATCTACACTATAATTGTCATGATCATGCGAGGAAATACACTTCGACGGATTATCGTTCGATCTTTAGATATCATAACTATTACGGTTCCACCAGCTCTTCCAG cgGCAATGTCTGTTGGTATTATCAATGCACAATTACGACTTAAAAagaaggaaattttttgtatttcccCATCTACCATTAACACGTGTGGAGCTATTAATGTT gtttGCTTCGATAAAACGGGTACACTCACTGAAGACGGTCTAGATTTTCATGTCGTCCGGCCAGTGATGTCAGCAGTaaatcaagaaattcaaaaagtaaaactcgaaaaatccaATCGAACTGAGTTTATGGGCGAAATGACAGAGTTAACCTCTCGAAATGGGCTTCCGTTTGATGGAGATTTAGTCAAAGCTATTGCAACGTGTCATTCTCTCACAAG AATCAACGGAGTCCTTCACGGCGATCCACTCGATTTAatattgttccaaaaaactgGATGGACAATGGAAGAAGGTATTGAAGGAGATATTGAAGAAGAAACTCAACGATTCGATAATGTTCAACCATCAATTATCAAACCAACAGATGATAAATCAGCAGAATATTCAGTTATTCGACAGTTTACTTTCTCATCGTCACTTCAAAGAATGTCAGTAATTGTTTTTGATCCAAGAGAGGATCGTCCAGACAACATGATGCTTTACTCAAAGGGAAGTCCCGAAATGATTCTTTCACTCTGTGATCCTAATACTGTCCCGGAAGATTATTTG ttgcaAGTAAACTCCTATGCTCAGCATGGCTTCCGTCTTATTGCAGTAGCCCGGCGTCCTCTTGATTTGAACTTTAACAAAGCCTCAAAAGTTAAAAGAGATGCGGTGGAATGTGATCTAGAGATGCTAGGTCTCATTGTAATGGAGAACCGAGTGAAACCAGTGACACTGGGAGTCATTAATCAATTGAACAG AGCTAACATTCGAACAGTCATGGTTACCGGCGATAATTTGCTTACTGGCCTTTCAGTGGCTCGTGAATGTGGTATTATAAGGCCTTCCAAAAGAGCATTTTTAGTGGAACATGTGCCTGGTGAGCTCGATGAATACGGTAGAACCAAGATTTTCGTCAAGCAG tcTGTTTCTTCATCCGATGAAGTCATTGAAGACGATGCTTCTGTATCAATCTCAATGTGCTCGTCAACATGGAAAGGTTCATCAGAGGGTGATGGGTTTTCTCCAACAAATACCGAAGTTGAGACTCCGAATCCAGTTACTGCTGATAGTCTGGGACATTTAATTGCAAGCAGCTACCACCTAGCAATTTCGGGACCCACATTTGCCGTAATTGTACACGAATATCCAGAACTTGTGGATCAATTATGTAGTGTCTGTGATGTCTTTGCTAGAATGGCACCGGATCAGAAGCAATCACTTGTCGAGCAACTTCAACAAATTGACTATACTGTTGCGATGTGTGGCGATGGAGCCAATGATTGTGCTGCTCTAAAAGCTGCTCATGCag GAATTTCCCTTTCCGACGCGGAAGCATCAATTGCTGCTCCATTTACATCAAAAGTTCCGGATATTCGATGTGTTCCAACTGTGATCAGTGAAGGACGAGCAGCTCTTGTTACTTCATTCGGTATTTTCAAATACATGGCAGGATATTCTCTCACTCAATTTGTCACAGTCATGCATCTTTACtggatttcaaatattctaacTGATGGACAa TTTATGTACATTGACATGTTCCTCATCACAATGTTTGCTCTTTTATTCGGTAATACTCCAGCATTCTATCGTCTTGCTCATACTCCACCACCGACCCGACTTCTATCAATTGCTTCGATGACTTCTGTCGTTGGACAATTGATTATAATTGGTGTCGTACAGTTCATTGTTTTCTTCTCCACATCTCAACAGCCATGGTTCACACCATACCAACCTCCAGTAGATGATGAAGTTGAAGATAAACGAAGTATGCAAGGAACTGCTCTCTTCTGTGTTTCAATGTTCCAGTACATCATTTTGGCGCTTGTTTACTCAAAAGGACCACCATTCCGTGGAAACTTGTGGTCGAATAAACCGATGTGTGCACTTACTATTTTTGCAACTTTG ctcTGCTTGTTCATCGTTATCTGGCCGACTGAATTGGTTCTGAAGACTCTTGGAAACGTCGAGTTGCCTTCTTTAACTTTCCGAATCTTTATTGTTATTGTTGGTGCAGTCAACGCAGCCGTTTCATACGGATTTGAGACATTATTCGTTGATTTCTTTTTGCTGGGATACTGGGAAAG atataaaaagaaaagaagtaTTGAGGCTATTATTGACTATGTACCAACTACAAATTCGGATCACATTCGTCGTCCATCAATCAACGGTGTGACGTCATCGCGAACTGAATCAACGCTACTTTCTGCTGAAGGACAACAGCTCCACATGACaacatcaaaaaatggaaaaggtgGCGAGAA tcCACATTCTAGCGCACTCTTTGAACGACTAATTTCTCGAATTGGAGGAGAACCTACATGGCTGACCAATCCAATTCCTCCTCACAGCCTTTCGGAACCTGAAGAGCCAGAAAAGCTTGAACGCACTTACTAG